A portion of the Mauremys reevesii isolate NIE-2019 linkage group 18, ASM1616193v1, whole genome shotgun sequence genome contains these proteins:
- the C18H5orf52 gene encoding uncharacterized protein C5orf52 homolog, with protein sequence MEEQKVSRPRVTFFQPRVNQVLVLFSLFNGSEVAVKRFLPKSHLSTVIIRDNTSVQRIQEIKVNHLEETKIKTSHFYEHLKKKFMSDQQKKISRWKKESDKFGKILELINQRTKNLAIASASLTMRKSQEGNQKTIPRKEATVMFEK encoded by the exons ATGGAGGAGCAGAAGGTCTCGCGGCCCCGGGTCACCTTCTTCCAGCCCCGCGTCAACCAAGTGCTGGTGCTGTTCAG TCTGTTCAATGGCAGTGAAGTGGCTGTGAAGAGGTTTTTGCCAAAGAGTCACTTATCCACAGTCATCATCCGTGACAACACCAGCGTCCAGCGAATTCAGGAGATCAAG GTAAATCACTTGGAGGAGACAAAAATAAAGACCAGCCACTTTTATGAGCATTTAAAGAAGAAGTTCATGAGTGACCAGCAGAAGAAGATATCACGGTGGAAGAAGGAGTCTGATAAATTTGGGAAAATACTGGAGCTGATCAATCAGAGAACCAAGAACTTGGCTATCGCTTCTGCTAGTCTGACTATGAGGAAGTCACAAGAAGGCAATCAGAAAACAATCCCCAGGAAAGAAGCAACCGTGATGTTTGAAAAATGA